In Oryza sativa Japonica Group chromosome 2, ASM3414082v1, the following are encoded in one genomic region:
- the LOC136355248 gene encoding arogenate dehydratase 1-like codes for MTPWHVAAAELRETATIASSCAIDLYGLQVLADGIQDDAGDVTRFVTKIEREGTSVMFKVLPAFAFRDISLTKIESWPHRHRPIRLIDDTNVGPFLCRAT; via the coding sequence ATGACACCGTGGCACGTCGCTGCCGCGGAGCTCCGGGAAACCGCCACCATCGCATCCTCCTGCGCCATTGACCTCTACGGGCTTCAGGTGCTCGCCGACGGCATCcaggacgacgccggcgacgtgaCGCGGTTCGTGACCAAGATCGAGAGGGAGGGGACGTCGGTGATGTTCAAGGTGTTGCCGGCCTTCGCGTTCCGGGACATCAGCCTGACCAAGATCGAGAGTTGGCCACACCGCCACCGTCCCATCCGGCTCATCGATGACACCAACGTGGGCCCTTTCCTCTGCCGCGCCACCTGA
- the LOC9272576 gene encoding uncharacterized protein isoform X2 → MLRCVYTQRRWAHRRGGFVTGGTGWSQRRAPAAAAAVGAGAGAKKSEWWAVDGEMHEIGEGVPHRERFAIPRDNLPNRRRKQMREQFMRRTRLVLKDTEHEAWCKKYMELYQELRENWERLYWDEGYSKKIAEDHANYDSAEEDDLDFSPYRRRHTNVEPNKDIGFTASKQGETWERVTQIRDKFEYDRERRMRERAFAPMNMENNFGQHDSRFRNRHDSNYAPRNMENKFGSNDSDFGTQSGRSFRHDPSFRNQHGLNFQNESSFRNHQYPNFQNQRDPRNRVMSSEDQELMSSDDQEF, encoded by the exons ATGCTGCGCTGCGTGTACACGCAGCGGCGGTGGGCGCACCGGCGGGGAGGCTTCGTCACCGGCGGGACCGGCTGGTCGCAGCGGcgcgcccccgccgcggcggcggctgttggcgcgggcgcgggcgcgaagAAGTCGGAGTGGTGGGCGGTGGACGGCGAGATGCACGAGATCGGGGAGGGCGTGCCGCACCGCGAGCGCTTCGCCATCCCGCGCGACAACCTCCCCAACCGccgccggaagcagatgcgGGAGCAGTTCATGCGCCGCACGCGCCTCGTCCTCAAGGACACG GAACATGAAGCTTggtgtaaaaaatatatggaactataCCAAGAACTTAGAGAGAATTGGGAAAGGTTATATTGGGATGAAGGTTATTCCAAAAAGATTGCTGAAGATCATGCTAATTATGATTCtgctgaagaagatgatctAGACTTCTCACCTTACAG GAGAAGGCACACCAATGTAGAGCCAAACAAG GACATTGGTTTTACGGCAAGCAAACAAGGTGAAACATGGGAAAGGGTTACTCAAATTCGTGACAAGTTTGAATATGACagagagagaagaatgagggAACGAG CATTTGCTCCCATGAATATGGAGAACAACTTTGGGCAGCATGACTCGAGATTCAGGAACCGACATGATTCAAACTATGCCCCTAGAAACATGGAAAATAAATTTGGTTCAAATGACTCAGATTTTGGAACCCAATCTGGTAGAAGTTTCCGACATGATCCAAGTTTCAGGAACCAGCACGGTTTGAATTTCCAAAATGAATCAAGTTTCAGAAATCACCAGTATCCAAATTTCCAAAACCAACGAGACCCAAGAAACCGCGTGATGTCTTCTGAAGATCAGGAATTGATGTCTTCTGATGATCAGGAATTCTAA
- the LOC9272576 gene encoding uncharacterized protein isoform X1: MLRCVYTQRRWAHRRGGFVTGGTGWSQRRAPAAAAAVGAGAGAKKSEWWAVDGEMHEIGEGVPHRERFAIPRDNLPNRRRKQMREQFMRRTRLVLKDTEHEAWCKKYMELYQELRENWERLYWDEGYSKKIAEDHANYDSAEEDDLDFSPYSRRRHTNVEPNKDIGFTASKQGETWERVTQIRDKFEYDRERRMRERAFAPMNMENNFGQHDSRFRNRHDSNYAPRNMENKFGSNDSDFGTQSGRSFRHDPSFRNQHGLNFQNESSFRNHQYPNFQNQRDPRNRVMSSEDQELMSSDDQEF, from the exons ATGCTGCGCTGCGTGTACACGCAGCGGCGGTGGGCGCACCGGCGGGGAGGCTTCGTCACCGGCGGGACCGGCTGGTCGCAGCGGcgcgcccccgccgcggcggcggctgttggcgcgggcgcgggcgcgaagAAGTCGGAGTGGTGGGCGGTGGACGGCGAGATGCACGAGATCGGGGAGGGCGTGCCGCACCGCGAGCGCTTCGCCATCCCGCGCGACAACCTCCCCAACCGccgccggaagcagatgcgGGAGCAGTTCATGCGCCGCACGCGCCTCGTCCTCAAGGACACG GAACATGAAGCTTggtgtaaaaaatatatggaactataCCAAGAACTTAGAGAGAATTGGGAAAGGTTATATTGGGATGAAGGTTATTCCAAAAAGATTGCTGAAGATCATGCTAATTATGATTCtgctgaagaagatgatctAGACTTCTCACCTTACAG CAGGAGAAGGCACACCAATGTAGAGCCAAACAAG GACATTGGTTTTACGGCAAGCAAACAAGGTGAAACATGGGAAAGGGTTACTCAAATTCGTGACAAGTTTGAATATGACagagagagaagaatgagggAACGAG CATTTGCTCCCATGAATATGGAGAACAACTTTGGGCAGCATGACTCGAGATTCAGGAACCGACATGATTCAAACTATGCCCCTAGAAACATGGAAAATAAATTTGGTTCAAATGACTCAGATTTTGGAACCCAATCTGGTAGAAGTTTCCGACATGATCCAAGTTTCAGGAACCAGCACGGTTTGAATTTCCAAAATGAATCAAGTTTCAGAAATCACCAGTATCCAAATTTCCAAAACCAACGAGACCCAAGAAACCGCGTGATGTCTTCTGAAGATCAGGAATTGATGTCTTCTGATGATCAGGAATTCTAA